In Pseudonocardia cypriaca, a single genomic region encodes these proteins:
- a CDS encoding GlxA family transcriptional regulator — translation MVDDRDIPLWDLYELSIACLVFGIPQPDLADPWYDMRLCAVQSDAPGAAPGFGLRTRHGLADVPGADTVVVPGMPEECVHGDREVPPELIDALRAAHAGGARIVALCTGAFALAAAGLLDGRRATAHWMHAPVLARRHPAVRVDPSVLYIDEGDVLTSAGVTAGLDLCLHIVRSDLGAHVANQLARRLVVPPHRAGGQAQFVDLAIPVDDGNPVAPVLQWAVEHLDRPLTVQDLARRAGLSTRTLHRHVRSTTGRTPLQWLLTQRLARAQALLEATDLPIELVGERSGLGTANNLRRQFALHVGVPPTEYRRTFRASAGHVGSRQHERPVRA, via the coding sequence GTGGTCGACGACCGGGACATCCCGCTGTGGGACCTCTACGAGCTGAGCATCGCCTGCCTCGTGTTCGGGATCCCGCAGCCCGATCTCGCCGACCCCTGGTACGACATGCGCCTGTGCGCGGTGCAGTCCGACGCGCCAGGCGCCGCGCCCGGGTTCGGACTCCGCACCCGCCACGGACTCGCCGACGTGCCCGGGGCAGACACCGTCGTCGTGCCGGGCATGCCCGAAGAGTGCGTCCACGGCGACCGCGAGGTCCCGCCCGAGCTGATCGACGCGCTCCGTGCCGCCCACGCCGGAGGCGCGCGGATCGTCGCGCTCTGCACCGGGGCGTTCGCCCTCGCCGCCGCCGGTCTGCTCGACGGCAGGCGGGCCACGGCCCACTGGATGCACGCACCGGTGCTCGCCCGCCGCCACCCGGCCGTGCGCGTGGACCCCTCCGTCCTCTACATCGACGAGGGGGACGTGCTCACCAGCGCCGGTGTCACGGCCGGACTCGACCTGTGCCTGCACATCGTGCGCAGCGACCTCGGAGCCCACGTGGCCAACCAACTGGCGCGCCGGCTGGTCGTCCCGCCGCACCGCGCGGGCGGGCAGGCGCAGTTCGTGGACCTCGCTATCCCGGTCGACGACGGCAACCCGGTCGCGCCGGTGCTGCAGTGGGCGGTGGAGCACCTCGACCGTCCGCTGACCGTGCAGGACCTCGCCCGGCGGGCGGGGTTGAGCACGCGGACGCTGCACCGGCACGTGCGGTCCACCACGGGACGCACCCCGCTGCAGTGGCTGCTCACCCAGCGGCTCGCCCGCGCTCAGGCGCTGCTGGAGGCCACCGACCTGCCCATCGAGCTCGTCGGGGAGCGCAGCGGGCTGGGCACGGCGAACAACCTCCGCCGCCAGTTCGCGCTGCACGTCGGGGTGCCGCCCACCGAGTACCGCCGCACCTTCCGGGCCTCCGCCGGCCACGTCGGGTCCCGGCAGCACGAACGGCCCGTCCGCGCGTAG
- a CDS encoding AAA family ATPase, with amino-acid sequence MEPGGVLPGRGPPARAEVLHESERTRVTRLFLSGRTIIRKEPLGPDADRRLGHELAILDRLRGLAGVAQLLDAPRYAGSIVMADVRGTSLARSATPLAVSPLIRLAVELAEAVAGMHRRGVMHRDIAPANIVISREGAPCVVDFALATPLAEIRPEFSHHTEIVGTLAYLAPEQTGRTGRSVDQRADLYALGATLYELGTGEPPFGTGNPLRLAHDHLARVPVPPSEVNSAVPAALSEIIMHLLEKEPDNRYQTAEGVIYDLNRLRDAQTDPAAGPVRIGEHDLPLWLLPPSRLVGRDAEMVMMQAAFEDALAGRSRGALVSGAPGVGKTTLVDELRPVVTAVDGWFVAGKFDQYRRDLEFDAVYQAFRTLGRLLLAEPEDELAEVRERILRGVGPNAGLLTATVPEFAALLEVPPDAGDPLTAQVRAQQNAVKVLRAVASRKRPVVLFLDDLHWAGRTPLGFVDLVLGEEPIEGLLLVGAYREDGVDAVHPLAAALSRWRDQASVRHLRLANLSESGSVALISEMLHVDPAAAAGLAEVIGPCTSGNPYETVELLDALRRDGLLTATAAGWRWEAAAVHAHLGRFEVAALLLARVEALPAPSRAVLEAMACLGGRAELSLLPAATGEPSVMVEQALAPALKEGLLVAEPGPNQAVRFRHDRLREAVMGGLDPRRRHALHLAMARRLAAVPELFAAAAGQYLPVAGTVDDAAERRLVVELLRAAADQAALIGDHALVNELFAAALHLIGADDRATLIAAHTGRHAALYGLGRLEEADEEYSAIRRLCTTTTEHAGATAVQVRSLTYRSRFAEAIALGIESLHELGIAVPAPGRLLADLDRQFGHLYRWLDHTSASDELARPDITDPTLLATTHLLNAILPACYITDHATLAWLSLEALRIWIEHGPAPGLLGPASHAPFVAVTLRGDYDAGYRGLRRVLALAESRGYEPFTSQALSLFAMLACWFEPIEDNVDAGQRAREGLSFGGDLANAGYTYHRTVTGLLDCAPALDTYAAEVEAGVAFVRRTGNEQAGQWLDCYRWLVHVLRGDGSAAAEAVPIDRYAGNPLAQFHAHLTRAIVAAIFGDPAGLARHTAAVMPLPPAALGIYSSAVAQVLRGVAVAGQARTTGDEGGHLLSELDDVTRWLAARAADAPDNFLHLQRWLEAERAWTVGDFRAAAFGFDAARREVAQRRRPWHRALIAERAARFYLAHGLEHSGYELLAQARRHYVAWGASAKAGQLDWAYPSLQPHPDVITEQSADQPKGVLHQRVTVTSGTLDLLGILSASQALSSETSVEQLHAHVAKVLGTMTGATGVQLLLWGDDSQDWLLPAPGGRAVPISGTGNERAIPMSVLRYAQRTGEPLVVDDATRDDRFARDPYLAGVDHCSLLALPILSRGTLRAVLVLENRLIRGAFSTERLDAVRLIAGQLAVSLDNAQLYAELTTSRARIVTTADQTRRRIERDLHDGAQQRLVSLAIRARTAQAAMQTVAPPEADELAAQLNDLAVEATSALDELRELAGGIHPAILAEAGLRPALKGLARRSPVPVELTVRVDGRLPEPIEIAAYYLVAEALTNAAKHADASVVHIEINTDTAEDDAGNGGDVLRVSVRDDGRGGADLAGGSGLVGLKDRAEALGGRLRVRSPLGAGTALQAELPLGPARPVPG; translated from the coding sequence ATGGAGCCAGGCGGAGTACTGCCAGGCCGAGGTCCACCTGCTCGGGCCGAAGTCCTGCACGAGAGCGAACGCACGCGCGTCACCCGGCTCTTCCTCTCCGGACGCACGATCATCCGCAAGGAGCCGTTGGGACCGGACGCAGACCGTCGGCTCGGGCACGAGCTTGCGATTCTCGATCGGCTGCGCGGGCTCGCCGGGGTCGCGCAGTTACTTGATGCCCCACGGTATGCCGGATCGATCGTGATGGCTGACGTCCGTGGCACGAGCCTGGCCAGATCGGCGACGCCGCTCGCTGTCAGTCCTCTGATCAGGCTCGCCGTGGAGTTGGCTGAGGCCGTCGCGGGGATGCACCGCCGGGGTGTGATGCACCGCGACATCGCTCCCGCGAACATCGTGATCTCCCGCGAGGGCGCCCCCTGCGTGGTGGATTTCGCATTGGCGACGCCGTTGGCCGAAATTCGTCCAGAGTTCAGCCACCACACGGAGATCGTGGGCACGTTGGCGTATCTGGCGCCCGAGCAGACCGGGCGCACTGGGCGGTCGGTGGATCAGCGTGCCGACCTGTACGCGTTGGGGGCGACGCTGTACGAGCTGGGGACGGGCGAGCCCCCGTTCGGCACCGGCAACCCGTTGCGGCTGGCGCATGATCATTTAGCGCGGGTGCCGGTACCGCCGAGTGAAGTGAATTCGGCTGTTCCGGCGGCGCTGTCAGAGATCATCATGCATCTGCTGGAGAAGGAACCGGACAACCGGTACCAGACCGCCGAGGGCGTGATCTACGACCTGAATCGGTTGCGGGACGCCCAGACAGATCCGGCGGCGGGTCCGGTACGCATCGGTGAGCATGATCTTCCGCTGTGGCTCCTGCCGCCCTCGCGGCTGGTGGGGCGCGATGCCGAGATGGTGATGATGCAGGCGGCGTTCGAGGACGCGCTGGCGGGCCGGTCTCGTGGCGCACTGGTCAGCGGCGCGCCCGGAGTGGGCAAGACGACGTTGGTCGACGAGCTGCGGCCGGTGGTGACCGCCGTGGACGGCTGGTTCGTGGCCGGGAAGTTCGACCAGTATCGGCGGGATCTGGAGTTCGATGCCGTCTATCAGGCGTTTCGCACGTTGGGTCGGCTCTTGCTGGCCGAGCCGGAGGACGAGCTGGCCGAGGTCCGCGAGCGGATCTTGCGGGGGGTCGGGCCGAACGCGGGTCTGCTGACCGCGACGGTGCCGGAGTTCGCGGCGCTGCTGGAGGTGCCGCCCGATGCCGGGGATCCGCTGACCGCGCAGGTGCGGGCACAGCAGAACGCTGTGAAGGTGCTGCGCGCGGTCGCCTCGCGGAAACGGCCGGTGGTTCTGTTCCTCGATGACCTGCACTGGGCCGGGCGCACCCCGCTCGGCTTCGTCGACCTGGTGCTGGGCGAGGAGCCGATCGAGGGTCTGCTGCTGGTGGGCGCCTACCGCGAAGACGGCGTGGACGCGGTGCATCCGCTGGCGGCGGCGCTGTCCCGCTGGCGGGACCAGGCCTCAGTGCGGCACCTGCGGCTGGCCAACCTGTCGGAATCCGGGTCTGTCGCCTTGATCTCCGAGATGCTGCACGTCGACCCCGCCGCGGCGGCGGGCCTGGCGGAGGTGATCGGTCCGTGCACGTCGGGTAATCCGTACGAGACGGTTGAGCTGCTCGACGCGCTGCGTCGGGACGGCTTGCTGACCGCGACGGCCGCCGGTTGGCGGTGGGAGGCGGCGGCCGTGCACGCCCACTTGGGCCGCTTCGAGGTCGCCGCGCTGCTGCTGGCGCGAGTCGAGGCCCTGCCGGCGCCGTCCCGGGCGGTTCTGGAGGCGATGGCGTGCCTCGGCGGGCGGGCCGAGCTGAGCCTGCTGCCAGCCGCGACCGGCGAGCCGTCCGTCATGGTGGAACAGGCGCTGGCGCCCGCCCTGAAGGAGGGTCTGCTGGTGGCCGAGCCCGGGCCGAACCAGGCAGTGCGGTTCCGCCACGACCGGCTCCGCGAGGCGGTCATGGGCGGGCTGGACCCACGGCGGCGGCACGCGTTGCACCTGGCCATGGCGCGGCGGCTGGCCGCCGTGCCGGAGCTGTTCGCGGCCGCGGCCGGCCAGTACCTGCCAGTGGCCGGCACAGTGGACGATGCCGCAGAGCGGCGGCTGGTGGTGGAACTGCTACGGGCCGCAGCCGACCAAGCCGCGCTGATCGGGGATCACGCCCTGGTGAACGAGCTCTTCGCCGCCGCACTACATCTGATCGGCGCCGATGACAGAGCCACGCTGATCGCAGCGCACACCGGCCGGCACGCCGCCCTGTACGGCCTTGGCCGCTTGGAGGAGGCGGACGAGGAATACAGCGCGATCAGGAGGCTGTGCACGACCACGACGGAGCACGCCGGCGCGACGGCGGTGCAGGTGAGAAGCCTCACCTACCGGAGCCGATTCGCGGAGGCGATCGCTCTCGGCATCGAGTCGCTGCATGAGCTCGGCATCGCCGTCCCGGCCCCCGGTCGGCTCCTCGCCGACCTCGACCGCCAGTTCGGGCATCTGTACCGGTGGCTGGACCACACGAGCGCCTCCGACGAGCTGGCCCGGCCGGACATCACCGACCCCACACTGCTCGCCACCACCCACCTGCTCAACGCAATCCTCCCGGCTTGCTACATCACCGACCACGCCACGCTCGCCTGGCTGAGCCTGGAGGCGCTGCGGATCTGGATCGAGCACGGCCCGGCGCCCGGTCTGCTCGGCCCAGCGAGCCACGCGCCCTTCGTCGCTGTGACGCTGCGCGGGGACTACGACGCCGGGTACCGCGGGTTGCGGCGGGTCCTGGCGCTGGCCGAGTCCCGCGGCTACGAACCCTTCACGTCGCAGGCGCTCTCGCTGTTCGCCATGCTCGCCTGTTGGTTCGAGCCGATCGAAGACAATGTCGATGCAGGTCAGCGGGCCCGGGAAGGGCTGAGCTTCGGGGGCGATCTCGCCAACGCGGGCTACACCTACCACCGAACCGTGACGGGCCTGCTGGACTGCGCGCCAGCGCTGGACACCTACGCAGCCGAGGTGGAGGCGGGGGTGGCCTTCGTGCGCCGAACCGGCAACGAGCAGGCCGGGCAGTGGCTCGACTGCTACCGGTGGCTCGTTCATGTGCTGCGGGGTGACGGCTCCGCCGCGGCGGAGGCGGTCCCCATCGACAGGTATGCCGGCAACCCGTTGGCCCAGTTCCACGCGCACCTCACGCGCGCGATCGTCGCAGCCATCTTCGGCGATCCGGCCGGCCTGGCGCGGCACACCGCGGCGGTGATGCCGCTGCCGCCGGCCGCCTTGGGCATCTACTCGAGCGCCGTGGCGCAGGTGTTGCGCGGGGTGGCAGTGGCCGGGCAGGCCCGCACGACGGGCGACGAAGGCGGCCATCTGCTGTCCGAGCTGGACGATGTGACGCGATGGCTGGCCGCGCGGGCTGCGGACGCGCCGGACAACTTCCTGCACCTGCAGCGGTGGCTCGAGGCCGAACGTGCGTGGACTGTCGGGGACTTCCGCGCCGCCGCCTTCGGCTTCGACGCCGCGCGGCGGGAGGTCGCTCAGCGTCGGCGGCCGTGGCATCGAGCTCTGATCGCCGAACGCGCGGCCCGCTTCTACCTCGCACACGGCCTCGAGCACTCTGGTTACGAGCTGCTGGCCCAAGCCCGCCGGCACTACGTCGCATGGGGCGCGTCCGCGAAAGCCGGTCAGCTGGACTGGGCCTACCCAAGTCTGCAACCGCACCCTGACGTGATCACCGAGCAGAGCGCTGACCAGCCCAAAGGTGTTCTTCATCAGCGGGTCACCGTCACGTCGGGAACCCTTGATCTGCTCGGCATCCTGTCGGCGTCGCAGGCGCTGAGCTCCGAGACCAGTGTCGAGCAGCTGCACGCCCACGTGGCAAAGGTGCTCGGCACGATGACCGGTGCCACCGGCGTCCAGCTGCTGCTGTGGGGCGACGACAGCCAAGATTGGCTGCTGCCGGCACCGGGCGGCCGCGCCGTCCCGATCAGCGGCACCGGGAACGAACGCGCGATCCCGATGTCCGTGCTGCGCTACGCCCAGCGGACCGGTGAACCGCTGGTCGTGGACGACGCCACCCGCGACGACCGCTTCGCCCGCGACCCATACCTCGCCGGCGTCGACCACTGCTCCCTGCTGGCCCTGCCCATCCTCAGCCGCGGCACCCTGAGGGCCGTGCTGGTGCTCGAGAACCGCCTGATCCGCGGCGCGTTCAGCACCGAGCGGCTCGACGCCGTCCGGCTCATCGCCGGCCAGCTCGCCGTCTCCCTCGACAACGCCCAGCTGTACGCCGAGCTCACCACGTCGCGGGCGCGGATCGTCACCACAGCCGACCAAACGCGCCGGCGCATCGAGCGGGATCTGCACGACGGCGCACAGCAACGACTGGTCTCCCTGGCCATCCGAGCGCGCACCGCCCAGGCCGCGATGCAGACGGTGGCGCCGCCGGAGGCCGACGAGCTGGCGGCCCAGCTGAACGATCTGGCAGTGGAGGCGACCAGCGCCCTGGACGAGCTGCGCGAGCTGGCCGGCGGCATCCACCCGGCGATCCTCGCCGAGGCCGGGCTGCGCCCGGCGCTGAAGGGTCTCGCCCGCCGTTCTCCAGTTCCGGTCGAGCTGACAGTGCGCGTCGACGGGCGGCTACCGGAGCCGATCGAGATCGCCGCCTACTACCTGGTGGCGGAGGCGCTGACCAACGCGGCCAAACACGCCGACGCTTCTGTCGTCCACATCGAAATCAACACCGACACCGCCGAGGACGACGCCGGCAACGGCGGCGACGTGCTGCGGGTGTCAGTGCGCGACGACGGCCGCGGCGGTGCCGACCTCGCCGGCGGCTCCGGCCTGGTCGGGCTCAAGGACCGCGCGGAGGCACTCGGCGGCCGGCTCCGGGTGCGCAGCCCACTCGGTGCGGGCACCGCCCTGCAGGCCGAGCTCCCGCTGGGTCCTGCCCGCCCGGTCCCGGGGTGA
- a CDS encoding IS256 family transposase translates to MAAPHHIEVTELLEQQLQGASPDLLRQMIASLANAMMSAQADQACGADYGERSQERVNRRNGYRAREWDTRAGTVELAVPKLREGSYFPDWLLTHRRRAEQALVTVVATAYLLGVSTRRVERLAEQLGVKSLSRSQVSEMATHLDAQVTAFRQRPLDHGPYTFVWVDALVVKVREDGRVVNVHALVATGVNADGHREILGLDVASAEDGAGWLAFLRGLVARGLSGVQLVISDAHPGLVAAIGSALPGAAWQRCRTHYLRNLLTRVPKSAQPHVATQVRTIFDQADTDAVHAQYDRVIHALEPRFRDAAQHLEAARAELLAFTSYPREIWRQIWSNNPQERLNKEIRRRTDVVGIFPGRDALIRLVGAVLAEQSDEWTEGRRYMGLELLAKSRIRIITTEPDPATSEPPVTTEALTA, encoded by the coding sequence ATGGCCGCACCGCACCATATCGAGGTCACCGAACTGTTGGAGCAGCAGCTGCAGGGCGCGTCGCCGGATCTACTCCGGCAGATGATCGCCTCGCTGGCGAACGCGATGATGTCCGCCCAGGCCGACCAGGCCTGCGGCGCCGACTACGGCGAACGCAGCCAGGAGCGGGTCAACCGGCGCAACGGGTATCGGGCCCGGGAATGGGACACCCGCGCCGGCACCGTCGAGCTCGCCGTGCCCAAGCTGCGCGAGGGCTCCTACTTCCCCGACTGGCTGCTGACCCACCGCCGCCGCGCCGAGCAGGCCCTGGTCACCGTCGTGGCCACCGCCTACCTACTCGGCGTCTCCACCCGCCGAGTCGAGCGCCTCGCCGAGCAGCTCGGCGTCAAGTCGCTGTCCCGATCGCAGGTGTCGGAGATGGCCACCCACCTCGACGCCCAGGTCACCGCGTTCCGGCAGCGCCCCCTCGATCACGGGCCCTACACGTTCGTCTGGGTCGACGCTCTCGTGGTGAAGGTCCGCGAGGACGGCCGCGTGGTCAACGTGCACGCGCTCGTGGCGACCGGGGTGAACGCCGATGGCCATCGGGAGATCCTCGGCCTGGACGTCGCCAGCGCCGAAGACGGCGCCGGCTGGCTGGCGTTCCTGCGCGGACTGGTCGCCCGCGGCCTGTCCGGGGTGCAGCTGGTCATCTCCGACGCCCACCCCGGCCTGGTCGCGGCGATCGGCTCCGCGTTGCCCGGCGCGGCCTGGCAGCGGTGTCGCACCCACTACCTGCGCAACCTGCTCACCCGCGTCCCGAAGAGCGCGCAGCCGCACGTGGCCACCCAGGTGCGCACCATCTTCGACCAGGCCGACACCGACGCCGTGCACGCCCAGTACGACCGCGTCATCCACGCCCTCGAGCCCCGCTTCCGCGACGCGGCCCAACACCTCGAAGCGGCCCGCGCCGAGCTACTGGCCTTCACCAGCTATCCACGCGAGATCTGGCGCCAGATCTGGTCCAACAACCCGCAAGAGCGGCTGAACAAGGAGATCCGCCGCCGCACCGACGTGGTCGGGATCTTCCCCGGCCGCGACGCCCTGATCCGCCTGGTCGGCGCCGTCCTGGCCGAGCAGAGCGACGAATGGACCGAAGGCCGCCGCTACATGGGCCTGGAACTGCTGGCCAAGTCCCGCATCCGCATCATCACCACCGAACCCGACCCGGCCACCAGCGAGCCGCCGGTGACAACCGAGGCGCTCACCGCATAA
- a CDS encoding SDR family NAD(P)-dependent oxidoreductase, giving the protein MRSLGALTANLDFSRQAAGPTAAASVAWPTEMAYDDAKNVLHSNLLSAFLVMKHFAPLMPTAGGSFVCVSSRLGMVAKPEEVMYSAAKGGLIMLNKGAAIEWAPRNIRVNVVTPGPTATPIIDASIRRSPDPEAYRREREAQIPLHRLATPEEVADAVLFLASSESTYITGAVLPVDGGYTAF; this is encoded by the coding sequence GTGCGCTCACTCGGCGCCCTCACCGCAAACTTGGATTTCTCACGCCAGGCGGCGGGTCCCACGGCCGCGGCGTCGGTGGCCTGGCCCACCGAGATGGCCTACGACGACGCGAAGAACGTACTCCACAGCAATCTACTCAGCGCGTTCCTGGTGATGAAGCACTTCGCGCCGCTGATGCCCACCGCAGGAGGCTCGTTCGTCTGCGTCAGCTCACGGCTCGGCATGGTCGCCAAGCCCGAGGAAGTCATGTACTCCGCCGCGAAGGGAGGCCTGATCATGCTCAACAAGGGCGCGGCGATCGAATGGGCGCCGCGCAACATCCGCGTCAACGTCGTCACTCCGGGCCCGACCGCCACCCCGATCATCGATGCATCTATTCGGCGCAGCCCCGACCCCGAGGCCTACCGCCGCGAGCGCGAAGCCCAGATCCCGCTCCACCGCCTCGCCACCCCCGAAGAGGTCGCCGACGCGGTCCTCTTCCTCGCATCATCGGAATCGACGTACATCACCGGAGCGGTCCTCCCCGTCGACGGCGGATACACCGCCTTCTGA
- a CDS encoding FAD-dependent monooxygenase produces MPAPSHHSVIVVGAGPVGLTLAAELGTRGVDTLVLEQNRGTTDNPRCNTTNARSMEYFRRLGVADAIRRAGLPLDHATDVVYCTTLTSWELTRFRFSSAQQILDGSAPELAEWPTPEPQHRISQIFLEPILEEHVRGYRSVAIARGHRVVGVVERGETVEVRVEADGVETVLTADYFVGCDGGASTTRRAIGARLEGDSRAAENRLSIYFRSAELAREFAAAERPGWMYWWYGPHLKGSFVQLDGAGLYLCHARVPEGVAPEDLDEDEVLRAALGREMELEKIQVVRWTPRRLVADRFRDGRILLAGDAAHLWLPLGGFGMNTGIADAVGLGWRLAALLAGWGGPELLTAYEVERRSVGEATSRAALKIDRDMATIARDPALHGDDAEGARLRAEVGALIAEIDRQQWHSQGVQFGSRYAGSPGIVADPASGRGAIDRIDRYEPTVTAGSRFPHVWLPDGRSVFDLLGRDFTLVRAHGDVDPFVDAAARLGVPLTVLDLDGTSLPGEPSRLVLVRPDMYVGWSGDTAPSDVDGLFRALAGTRQAGPRISSAAS; encoded by the coding sequence ATGCCCGCCCCCTCCCACCACTCCGTGATCGTCGTGGGTGCGGGCCCGGTCGGCCTGACGCTCGCCGCCGAGCTCGGCACCCGCGGCGTCGACACCCTCGTGCTCGAGCAGAACCGCGGCACCACGGACAACCCGCGCTGCAACACCACCAACGCCCGGTCGATGGAGTACTTCCGCCGCCTCGGCGTCGCGGACGCGATCCGGCGGGCCGGGCTGCCCCTCGACCACGCCACGGACGTCGTCTACTGCACGACGCTGACCAGCTGGGAGCTGACCCGCTTCCGGTTCTCCTCGGCGCAGCAGATCCTCGACGGCTCCGCGCCCGAGCTCGCCGAATGGCCGACACCCGAGCCCCAGCACCGGATATCGCAGATCTTCCTCGAACCGATCCTCGAAGAGCACGTCCGCGGCTACCGGTCCGTCGCGATCGCCCGCGGACACCGGGTCGTCGGGGTCGTCGAGCGCGGCGAGACCGTAGAGGTCCGGGTCGAGGCGGACGGGGTCGAGACGGTGCTGACCGCCGACTACTTCGTGGGATGCGACGGCGGCGCCAGCACCACCCGCCGCGCGATCGGCGCACGGCTCGAAGGTGATTCCCGTGCCGCGGAGAACCGGCTCTCGATCTACTTCCGCTCGGCGGAGCTGGCCCGCGAGTTCGCCGCAGCGGAGCGACCGGGCTGGATGTACTGGTGGTACGGCCCGCACCTCAAGGGCTCCTTCGTGCAGCTCGACGGCGCGGGGCTCTACCTCTGCCACGCGCGGGTTCCGGAGGGCGTCGCCCCGGAGGACCTCGACGAGGACGAGGTGCTGCGCGCCGCGCTGGGCCGCGAGATGGAGCTGGAGAAGATCCAGGTGGTGCGGTGGACACCGCGCAGGCTCGTGGCCGATCGGTTCCGCGACGGCCGGATCCTGCTGGCGGGCGACGCCGCGCACCTCTGGCTGCCGCTCGGCGGGTTCGGCATGAACACCGGTATCGCCGACGCGGTGGGACTCGGCTGGCGACTGGCCGCACTCCTCGCAGGCTGGGGCGGCCCCGAACTGCTCACGGCCTACGAGGTCGAACGGCGCTCGGTCGGCGAGGCCACCTCCCGCGCCGCCCTGAAGATCGACCGTGACATGGCGACGATCGCCCGCGACCCGGCACTGCACGGCGACGACGCCGAGGGCGCCCGGCTGCGCGCCGAGGTCGGTGCGCTCATCGCCGAGATCGACCGACAGCAGTGGCACAGCCAGGGCGTCCAGTTCGGTTCCCGCTACGCCGGGTCCCCGGGGATCGTCGCCGATCCCGCGTCCGGCCGCGGGGCGATCGACCGGATCGACCGGTACGAGCCGACTGTCACGGCCGGCTCCCGGTTCCCCCACGTCTGGCTGCCGGACGGGCGGTCGGTGTTCGACCTGCTCGGGCGGGACTTCACCCTGGTCCGCGCGCACGGCGACGTCGACCCGTTCGTCGACGCCGCGGCCCGACTCGGCGTCCCGCTGACCGTGCTCGATCTCGATGGGACCAGCCTGCCCGGCGAGCCGAGCCGACTCGTACTGGTGCGCCCCGACATGTACGTCGGCTGGAGCGGGGACACCGCCCCCTCCGACGTGGACGGGCTGTTCCGCGCGCTCGCCGGGACACGCCAGGCAGGCCCCCGGATTTCCAGCGCCGCGTCCTGA
- a CDS encoding amidohydrolase family protein — MSRRTVRYVVDTHHHVGALSIGAAEERTATREAREPVEAHHKMLDRFGMTACAVMPGLQYERPHGIVNTREINDGIAAYRDRSPRFLAALGTVEPLHGIALCREELDRMTAELGLDGVVWHTRYQGVAVSDRRMHALVDEATARGLPCYVHMFAESNLEAPWMFADLARNHPDATIVALDGFSGSTQIQYVMDLADRFGNVLFDTAICFPLLRPLDAFVARFGSERLLFGTDSYADPVSYNVPAVMEELLASDMDAEHLENIFWRTFCRVFPAAGKALDALDAPEEIR; from the coding sequence GTGAGCAGGCGGACGGTCCGGTACGTCGTCGACACCCATCACCACGTCGGCGCCCTGTCGATCGGCGCGGCCGAGGAACGGACGGCCACGCGGGAGGCACGCGAGCCCGTCGAGGCCCACCACAAGATGCTCGACCGCTTCGGCATGACGGCCTGCGCGGTGATGCCGGGGCTGCAGTACGAGCGCCCGCACGGCATCGTGAACACCCGCGAGATCAATGACGGCATCGCCGCCTACCGGGACCGCTCGCCGCGTTTCCTCGCCGCGCTGGGGACCGTCGAGCCGTTGCACGGGATCGCGCTCTGCCGCGAGGAGCTGGACCGGATGACCGCCGAGCTCGGCCTCGACGGGGTCGTCTGGCACACGCGCTACCAGGGCGTGGCCGTGTCCGACCGGCGGATGCACGCCCTGGTCGACGAGGCGACAGCCCGCGGCCTGCCCTGCTACGTGCACATGTTCGCCGAGTCGAACCTCGAGGCGCCCTGGATGTTCGCCGATCTCGCCCGCAACCACCCCGACGCGACGATCGTCGCGCTCGACGGCTTCTCGGGGTCGACCCAGATCCAGTACGTGATGGACCTGGCCGACCGCTTCGGCAACGTCCTGTTCGACACGGCGATCTGCTTCCCGCTGCTCCGCCCGCTCGACGCGTTCGTCGCCCGGTTCGGTTCCGAGCGGCTGTTGTTCGGCACGGACTCCTACGCCGACCCCGTCAGCTACAACGTGCCCGCCGTCATGGAGGAACTGCTCGCGTCCGACATGGACGCCGAGCACCTGGAGAACATCTTCTGGCGCACCTTCTGCCGGGTCTTCCCCGCCGCTGGCAAGGCACTGGACGCGCTCGACGCCCCCGAGGAGATCCGCTGA